A genomic region of Colletotrichum destructivum chromosome 1, complete sequence contains the following coding sequences:
- a CDS encoding Putative aminotransferase, class-I, pyridoxal-phosphate-binding, aminotransferase, class I/classII, whose amino-acid sequence MTYGLSNRGNVAAKPNDGMLLWTIVKDLWDPKDNPRGYVSLGIAENTLMHDKLSAHIHTNLAVPNHSFTYGDGMTGSKRLKASLARFLTERLKPVTGLEPQHISVTNGCSSAIEHLAWALGNPGEGFLLGQPHYGAFLPDVEYRTGCKLVQVPFHEVDPFGLDAVRKYGDALLAAQAKGTRIAALILCHPHNPLGRCYPRETIIGLMRLCQEHDMHLISDEIYALSIWNNTLDTDPAPVPFESCLSIDTAGVMDPHRLHVLWGMSKDFGANGIRLGAIVSQHNPALHDSLTPIGIYSSPSAITDHATANILDDREWVDGYIEENRRKLQENFELVAGWARDSGIEYAQGANAAFFLWVNLGKAYRARRPEREVRDVTAEVMGALLEKKVFLASGEQFGSEQPGWFRIVFSNNKEVVSEGLRRIAAVLNE is encoded by the coding sequence ATGACGTACGGACTTTCAAACCGCGGCAACGTGGCAGCCAAGCCGAATGATGGCATGCTTCTCTGGACCATCGTCAAGGACCTCTGGGACCCCAAAGACAACCCAAGAGGCTACGTCAGCTTGGGAATCGCGGAAAACACACTCATGCACGACAAACTGTCCGCACACATCCACACTAACCTTGCCGTGCCCAACCACTCTTTCACGTACGGCGATGGCATGACCGGATCCAAGCGTCTCAAAGCGTCACTCGCGCGGTTTCTAACAGAGCGGCTGAAGCCGGTAACAGGTCTTGAGCCGCAGCATATCTCCGTCACAAACGGatgcagctcggcgatcgAGCATCTGGCCTGGGCGCTTGGAAACCCGGGCGAGGGTTTCCTCCTCGGACAGCCTCACTACGGCGCTTTCTTGCCGGACGTCGAGTATCGGACAGGGTGCAAGCTTGTGCAGGTGCCTTTCCACGAGGTCGACCCCTTCGGTCTGGACGCCGTGCGGAAATACGGGGATGCCTTGTTGGCTGCCCAGGCCAAGGGCACCAGGATCGCCGCCCTGATTCTGTGCCACCCTCACAATCCCCTCGGCAGATGCTACCCGCGGGAGACCATCATTGGGCTGATGCGACTCTGTCAGGAACACGACATGCACCTCATCAGCGACGAGATCTACGCCCTATCGATCTGGAACAACACTCTCGACACCGACCCGGCGCCTGTTCCCTTCGAGTCGTGCCTCTCCATCGACACGGCGGGCGTCATGGACCCCCACAGGCTTCACGTGCTCTGGGGCATGTCCAAAGACTTTGGCGCGAACGGAATCAGGCTGGGCGCCATCGTGTCCCAGCACAACCCGGCCTTGCACGATTCTCTGACCCCCATCGGCATCTACAGCTCGCCCTCTGCCATTACTGACCACGCGACCGCcaacatcctcgacgaccggGAGTGGGTTGACGGGTACATCGAGGAGAACCGGCGCAAGCTCCAGGAAAACTTCGAGCTGGTCGCCGGTTGGGCCCGAGACAGCGGCATCGAGTACGCACAAGGCGCCAACGCCGCGTTCTTCCTGTGGGTCAACTTGGGCAAGGCGTACCGCGCGCGTCGACCGGAGAGAGAAGTTCGGGACGTCACCGCGGAGGTGATGGGCGCGTtgctcgagaagaaggtGTTCCTGGCTTCGGGAGAACAATTTGGCTCCGAACAGCCGGGCTGGTTCAGGATCGTCTTTTCGAACAACAAGGAGGTGGTATCGGAAGGTCTCCGTCGGATTGCTGCTGTGTTGAATGAGTGA